A window of Chrysoperla carnea chromosome 3, inChrCarn1.1, whole genome shotgun sequence genomic DNA:
ACGATTTGCATTTTAcaagaaattgaattaaataatttgaaatcatGTAATGTATGCTCTAATCTTCATTTTTCTATATAACGTTTAATTTAAATCAGTTTATCGATTATTTTAACTAGATGCGTGTGGAATCTTTCTGATAATTACTATAGGATAAAGCAACAAAAAATGATGCTTATCGCATTTCTTCGTTACGATTCCTCATCTATCGATTCGTCTTTCTACAaatattatgacaaaaattaatttatgtcatAATACAGGAGGAAATACCACcataatattttcgaatatcGGTTCGTGTTGGGAAAGCTTAATGCTAAAAATTTCCTAAAGAATACCATTTCGAAATTGTCGCTTACTGAAATTTACAACGATGAAAACATGTAGAGACTTATGAACTAGTCCAGTTACAGAGAAAGattcaaatccaaaattttttctatggtATGGTCTCCTGCAAAACATGATATAAGCAAACGAATCTGGTCCAAACAACATATCTTACAAATTGAAATTGTCAACaccatttaagaaaatataaagttttgttttaaaataaagaatgtcCCAAAATTAATACAGGATTTGTATTTTACGTAATGCAGCAAACACAGCGTGACAGCAGACAATTTAGtagtgatttaaaaatttaaagatatacGAAAAACAACGTGTTTTACTGTCGagcaagattttaaaaataatcaatggtTGCAACTATGTTTGCTTGGAATTATGATTAAGCTTTATCAAAAGTGAAAAGCTATATAAAAATTCAGAGATGATAACTGATTcagagatatttattatttatctagcctgtttttctcttaattcccaaaattttcattattcatttatcaaatttcatgatttacccctcattttaaagATTATCGTGCTGGCTAACAACGAAAACTAGacccacggtctaaaaatgtatcgCACCGATTTGGTTTTTAAGATATGATTTGGTCcagtatgtaatttatatatcatatctgtaataaaatttcccataacaataaaaagaaataaattagttatttctctagcctgtttttagcaGCGGATACCGCACTGCGGAATTCTATGTAGGATTTTTTCACGGGATTTTTGAAGTCTGATAAATGTACGATTTAggaacaaaattaatatctgtgttcgaaattcaaatttatacagaatgttcatgGAAAATTTCGACAAATAAGTTCGTATGTGCTAAAAAAGccttattattttaacaaaaatgctATTGCATTCAAAACGTTATACTTTatacaaatgaataattttggaaCAGCCtttataaagttttgtttttaaacaaaattttgaactcacaaaaattgaaacaacTAAATTAGAcaacacatttttataaattatattttttgtaacgtTATAAGACACTAAATTGAATCTTTTGGTGTATAAGATGTTTTGTAcacaatatcaattatttttacttaaaaaaaaatagaaaattgtttgtGTATTCCTTAAgattaatttcgaaaaagaaaaactatttaaacacTAATCTGTTTAATTTCCGggttctatattattattttgtgttgtaCTTGCTAAAATAACCGTATGTTGACCGCCACTTGTTACTTTATAAACTAAACGATTCAACAATTGTTTTCCCTTTATTAATTGTGGTTCATAAACATCCTCTTCGTCGCCCGTTCCTAATGCGCCTCCAGTACCCATTCCCCACGAATAAACTTCACCGTTATCCAAAACAGCAAAAGATGTTGTTGAACCACAAGCAATATCAACTACTTTCTTGGATTCTAGCTTTGGAATGGGTGTTAATTCTTTAGCATCTTCACAATTTTCACCTAAACCTAAACGACCATATTCTTTTCTACCTAATGCAAATATTTTACCATCGGAATTCAATGCTAATGTATGATGTAAACCACtgcaaatttttatccattctTCATTACCAAATACTGTACTTTTCATGGGGCGGAAGTATGGTTCAAGGATTGGTAAAcctgaaaatacaataaatagaacttgataaattattagtttattaatttcttGCTGGCAAATTCATTCCAAAAATCGTTAATTCATTATACAGGGTAACCCATTTTAATCGATGGAcctaatatcttttaaaatacttacactacaaaaaaatgtttcgtacaaaaattattcagattTAAGTGGGACatcaaatgtttaattttcataaattttatgtataactaCCTATTTCCCTGATATAGAAAACTAATATTGACATAAGATTGATTCAGTGTACAATATAACCTGACGCAACAGCTATGTTCTGTTTCAGAAACGTAAAGTTaagaggaaaatattttttcaactttacgagaaaaacaaaatttggattATCGCaatcattatttgtaaaaaggatatttatcataaatacaataatttttatcacaatgaATAAACGAATTTACTTTGTCAGAAAATTAGTGACCTAGCCTTTATGTGCTTCTGTTAATATATGGAGTAATTTGCGCAGGCAAagcttaaaagttaaaaattcaaatttgataatagatttataaaaaaaattacctatttgatgataattatttaatccaAATACCCAAACTTCTTTGtccttattttttacaaatgtaCCATATGTGCCTGCCCAAATGTCCGTAAACACTTCTTTATGTTTAAATTGTACAACACCTGGATGAAGAGATGAAGCTAAaagaaatcgaaaataattatattcaaaaataaattaaaaatgcatttaatacAAACCTATTCCTTGGCGCCTTTCACGACTCGTTTCTCGATTTGCTAATCGGCCTAATTGCCCTTGTTGACCACAACCTAAGGTATATATCTGacctttttttgttaaaattaccaAGTGATCTGCTCCAGATgcaattttcattgaaaagaTATCCGGTAAAACTTCGATAGGGGTTTTTTCGATTGTTCCCACCTTTACTAGACCCATATTTCCACTAGCATCTCGAAAACTACCCCAAGCAAATACTCGGCCGTCTTGTAACAAAGCGGCTGAATGGGAATCGCCTGCTGAAATCATTACCGCTTGTTCGGGTAAATTAACTTTACCTGGCTCTGCTTCAGGTCCTTGCCTACCAAGTGCACCTTCATCATTACATCCCCAAGATAAAACCTAATATATAcacaattatttacaaatatgtataaaatattcaaagaaaCAGGAAGACTATTTACCTCGCCATTGTTTTTCAAGCAAACAGTATGCATTCCACCGGCTTCGATTTGTATTACATCTTCTACGTTTGGAATAAGAGCCGGTCGTAATTTTTCCATAACATCTTCACCCAATCCTAGCTGTCCAACATCCCCAGAACCAAAAGAAAGTATCACACCAGATTGGACGCTAGGAATGGGTAATAAAGTCACTTCAGACGTTTCACTTTCCGTTTTGTGATTCACATCGTTATTTTCAGTTTTGGATAATGCTAAAGCAAACTAAAGTTTAGAAAAGTTggtaatttgtaattaaaaaatttaacattctcACCTCGTCGTCTTTTTGCTGGTGTTGATTCTTTCGGTAGGCTTTTATTAGAAACTGGTCTTTTCAAAGTCTTCATTCTtggcatttttatattatatttaacacacttttttggaatcaataAAATCTATCGGacatttaatgaatatttaataaatatatagaaaaactCGTGGAAATATCGTGAAAGTTATAGGTTAAGtttatataacaattataaaaacacaaatgaactgtttatatgtgtatagtaaacaaataaatatttaaaataaaataaataaaataaattaacgatTTAAATATAAGTTGGAATCAAATCCCGCCAAATCTACTCAGCATAGTTAAAAGGAACTTTTATAGTCCGTAACGTTTAAATGTGCAAACGAATTTACTCCAATGTGAAGTGAAGCTATACGCAATTCAGTCTCCAAGCTATAATTTAGcgcgtttttttaaattacggtatagattattatattcaagtataattgattaataacttttattttagaaagttttaaaaataaaattaattaaaataaacaatgatgttgttttatttaatttactttaaagtGATTTATATTTTCACAGGATAAATAacgttaattaatttaatgactaGCACAGCCTGAGAGATAACCATAGACAgactaaataaatacaaattgacgATACTACTGGTATTGACAGAGATATAGTAGCATAGTAGGTGATTGATGAAGCTAAATCGACCGCAGCGCTGTTATCTTATATTTGCAGTAAACgatgcgttttatttaaaataataaaatatgactaatttccaactatttacatgtaaatggtatagaaatgtcaaattaaaatgattgaaaattaacaattaattaaacttgttgcattagaaattgtgttaataagagacgaaattgcacaaataatatttttaaaataaattaacgtaATTACTAAAGCAAACTAAAGTAATAGTTAGTTGCAATGTGAACTATGGATGGTATTGTTCTATTAAAGGATTCTTGTTCTATTAAAGGTTCtattgtgataaaacatttgctcggaaacatgatttatttagatatacactcattcatactggagaaaaactaTTAATCATCTATCTAAAATTAGTATAGACATCTGTGATTATTACACGTCACAAATACAAATGTCAGTTTAGAGTTTTGACATTTGTAGTTTGTACTGTTCCAAGTGGAAttgtcaaacaaaattttctccaaaatggTTTTGGAGACAGAGCAAATGAATGAGGTTGATAGTTTGTTGGAAAAAGTATGTACATTCTATTCGGGgaacattgtattttttaaaaataattattacatatttcgttttttcttattttaaagcAACGATCCAATTTAGATTTATTGAAATCCAGAGTAAATAGAAGTTCACAACTTGCTTCTGGTATGGTTGGTATGTTAAGTTCTTTTGAAGATAGATTAGCACGTTTAGAAGATACTATTTTACCTGTGTATCATGAAACTGAAAGTCTACAACGATGTCaacaaagtaatttattttatctttgctACTAAAAACGTTAAACATGTCTTACGGTGATTTTCTTAACATTTTCCTAGATATGGAACGTACATTACAGGCACTAGATCATGTTATAAGTTTGTACAGTGTGTCACATGAAGTAGAGCAAACTATTCGTAAAGGTCCAGGAACTCCACCAAATGGAACTGGATTGAATACTTTTTTGTTGGCCATGAACCGATTAACTCAAGCTCgattatattttgagaaaaataactCACAAAGTGTTGAATTAGAAAATGtagtaagtttaattaataatttaatgatttgtttcacattttattattaagcgTAGGATTTCATATAAGAGAATGTCCATTTTCGACTTATTTCCGGAGGGGGGGTAAAAAAAAGAGAAGTCGTCGATTTGCAGTATCCCATAAAGATCCACTTATAAGAATCTGAAGTTTTGTGACTAAAAACCTCTGTGCTCCTTCGGTGGAGGGTTTAataacgtataaaaaaattaatcctttATACCAGGTTAGGAAAATTGATCAATTAatggttttaatattttttagtccAGTTTGTATAACATTGGCTGCGACGCTCTTAAAGATGAATTTAAAGAGCTATTATCGAAACATAGTAAACCAGTTTTACCAATTGTACTAATCGATTTGATTAGTATCGACGAAGGTAATTGAAAATAcgattaatcaaataataaaaaattttaattataaaaaacatttattcatcAAGATACATCAAATGAAGATTCTCCTGTTTCTCTTCCAAGTTTACCAGAAACTGCTCAAATGGAGTTGAATACTTTATCCTCGTGGTTATTAAATGCAGGACGCCAGGAGTGCTTAGATTCATGGGCAACAATTCGAGGTTCAACAGTTGTTAAatctttgaaacatttaaaagaCCATCGTCGATCGGCTAGTGGCGGAAGTATTTCAGGAATGGCTGTAGGTGCTTCACCAATGATgcgtgcaaaatttcaaaatcgacATGAAACTAGTCGTAGACCATCTACACGACGTTTAAATATGTAAGAATACTTTTGTCCGCGTTTGAACACTTCTCGAAATTAAACATCtttgatattgaattttttttcgtttttcgggagtatttcacaaaactactagttgaagctacctgcaaattttcaactccctatcttttacaatttttgagaaaatggagacaccaaagttttgtcctaatttgcgccctcacggataaacagtgatatttacaaaaaaatgtttcaaacaaaagttgtttcattgcgtataaggaacatttttgatttacaagacccaattgccctATGTTACTCAgaacacgctataaaactttcagacaactgaaaatggacgaattaggtaattttatgaataactataccaaaattttgttcgtattatcaatatttttaggcattacaaacttgggactaaaataagtatactttgatatatattaaatatatacaggatatacaaaatgttgttatttataaaaaattccttgttttaaaagttatgaaaaataatttttacctagTTAGAATACGAAACtcgaaagataattttaaactttctcaTTATAAATTTTGGCTGCAAAATGCGACGGTTgcctaaataataattaattttttagatttaaaaaagtgattcaattgttataattattgttttatgttacagttttgaaaaaaaagccaATAGAATGCTGCAAAAAGCATCGCAAACGTTAGAACATTCCACAGGTTTATCATTAGGAATTCGAAGACCATCCTCGCaatttggtatttatttatttttcatatttgcgATATTGTGGATgactaattgaaaatttgtcttTGAATTTTAGATGGATCAAATATGAATGATGATTTAGAGAGTGATGCTGAAATGGAACGTTATCTTGTATGTGTTGCTGCCTTACATCGACTAATGCAAGCGGAACAAACATTAATAAGTTCAATAATCCCAACACAG
This region includes:
- the LOC123296752 gene encoding regulator of chromosome condensation — its product is MPRMKTLKRPVSNKSLPKESTPAKRRRALSKTENNDVNHKTESETSEVTLLPIPSVQSGVILSFGSGDVGQLGLGEDVMEKLRPALIPNVEDVIQIEAGGMHTVCLKNNGEVLSWGCNDEGALGRQGPEAEPGKVNLPEQAVMISAGDSHSAALLQDGRVFAWGSFRDASGNMGLVKVGTIEKTPIEVLPDIFSMKIASGADHLVILTKKGQIYTLGCGQQGQLGRLANRETSRERRQGIASSLHPGVVQFKHKEVFTDIWAGTYGTFVKNKDKEVWVFGLNNYHQIGLPILEPYFRPMKSTVFGNEEWIKICSGLHHTLALNSDGKIFALGRKEYGRLGLGENCEDAKELTPIPKLESKKVVDIACGSTTSFAVLDNGEVYSWGMGTGGALGTGDEEDVYEPQLIKGKQLLNRLVYKVTSGGQHTVILASTTQNNNIEPGN
- the LOC123296746 gene encoding exocyst complex component 7 gives rise to the protein MVLETEQMNEVDSLLEKQRSNLDLLKSRVNRSSQLASGMVGMLSSFEDRLARLEDTILPVYHETESLQRCQQNMERTLQALDHVISLYSVSHEVEQTIRKGPGTPPNGTGLNTFLLAMNRLTQARLYFEKNNSQSVELENVSSLYNIGCDALKDEFKELLSKHSKPVLPIVLIDLISIDEDTSNEDSPVSLPSLPETAQMELNTLSSWLLNAGRQECLDSWATIRGSTVVKSLKHLKDHRRSASGGSISGMAVGASPMMRAKFQNRHETSRRPSTRRLNIFEKKANRMLQKASQTLEHSTGLSLGIRRPSSQFDGSNMNDDLESDAEMERYLVCVAALHRLMQAEQTLISSIIPTQYQHQVFEKTIREAMDLIVQDGENIATRAKRCINRHDFAAVLVVFPIIKQLRALRPDFERTVEHCDFTLRNKFALIITILEETAAKALEDFMESVRTEGSALPPDGTVHELTSNVLVFLEQLRECGPTAGIILAKNSVYTNALALHSHLQLETAGDQHNALLGIYIKKVLAQLNLSLLNKSEAYSDPALKAIFRLNNTHHTLVTLQRSRLLALAAVLDAQIEQAYHDMIQEHKQAYQLSWSKLLNCICNSDDTAVNLLQGGKLRDKDRALVKEKFAAFNKELEEMSKVQRGYSIPDVELRESLKRDIKEHILPKYDAFYCLYCNVQFTKNADKYLKYNTAQVSALIDCLFDVAA